A region of the Hylaeus volcanicus isolate JK05 chromosome 5, UHH_iyHylVolc1.0_haploid, whole genome shotgun sequence genome:
TCTGATCGAAATTAATGATTGGGGCATGCAATTTTCTTCGAGTCatcaaaataaacgtttccGTTTACAAAGTTTTCGCGGCCATCTTGATCACTCAATCATAAAAAATACTATCGAACGAAGAGTTTCTAGCGACGAGTCAGGGTATTTCACTAGGTTagcatattttttgttaacattgtACGTCCACGAGATGGCGTTGCATTTGAATTACGTAACGTACCATTTAATTTTaggaattaaaatagaaaacatgagaatgatcattttattatcataCGATAAGTGTTTCAAATGCAATGATAAAAGAATTATGCTTTCATAAACACGTATATGTTCATAGATGAAAAcagataatataaaattttataaaattttttcattgaaaacaaaaattctctaaACAAAACCAGATGACTTGTAACGGAAGTTCATTGGTCCGTAATGTCTCTTCCCAGGAGTGggtcgataaatatatttttattcgtattacTGCAATCGATATCTATATATTTACTCTTATTGGCTCTTTCACTGTAAAACCGTacttattatacattaatagAGTTATACGATCACAAATAATAATCATGGCAATTACTCATAACTTCATGAACAATGAAGCCAAAACAGGTTTTACCTAATGTTTACAACCGACCTGCAGCCACATCTATATAGAGtcttaaatttgttaagaaaATTCTAAGTTGCTTACATCATACAACGATGCAACGATgcaataaatatgaaaaaatgtaatattttttttgtatataaagtGTTGCATACATAAAGTTCGTGTATAtcaggaaattttaaattaaatattttgtcttgTAATAAAATGCCTCGTATCGTAATGTATTCGTATACAGAAATTGAGTTAATTAGAATTCTTACATATTAAGTATTGCAAAGTgattgtgtgtgtgtgtctgtatgtgtgtgtgtatgtatgtgtgtgcgcgcgcgtatatatgtatgtgtgtattaCCTGGCATTTGCATACGAAAACAATGTATAGCGTGACTCAATGTCGAACATACATtgtatattgtgtatatatttcctgctaatttatttatgttgatGTACACGATAGACATCGGTACCAAAGTCGGGCGTTAATCGTCTAATTACTCTGAGCTAATTAATCCATTACTCGATgcgattacaaatttaatcgtGAATAGCTTGCAACcattatcgaataaattaatcacCATTCTGTTGCAAGGGACTAACGATTAACTGAACTCACCGGAAATTAGATCAATCTGACGATCGATTATTCAATGTGAATAATACGATGTCATAGAAATTAACGATTAATTCAACTGCTAATCATCATAAGCGATTTACAATTAATGCAATcattaatcgatattttgattaaattttgcccAACAATGATCGGTACAAACTTCTATATTCAACATACTGATTTGTCTAAAGGTAACGTTCGTTACCGCGCGTCTTTGAAGCTCACTACGATCTATATCTCTAGCCTTTGTGAATAAATTATGTACGTATCGtaaacgttaaatattttacaaaatttatgaaattcctagcttataaatttgttcgtcCCTTTCCTAATCGTTCAAACTGTTCTAGATCATTTGTTGTTGATCACGGATGCAACCCAACTTTTCGATTTCAACCACGAATCCGCGACCGCTTTCATGATACCTATAGGAAGTAGGATTTGTTTCAGCTATCAGCTGGGCGGTATAGCTTTGGCAGTTTGTCCAAAACCTAAATTTGGCCTGGTGCCAAACCATGACATTTTCCATTCTAAAGTTTCTTGCAGTAATCGCTCTTCCTCGGGGGAAAAATGTAGAAGAGTAGCGACCGCTCTCGTTAAGTGAAGGgccttgaaaaaaaaaacaaacaaaagatacatcaatttggaaatttatataacgaaGGGGATGacctctttttcttcgttttaatataatttaatttatttatataataatataatttacctCGTATTCCCTACTGGTTAGGAACTTTATGAGAACATGTTTAAGGTATTTAAAGTTGACGTCATCATCTCTCGTGTTGTTATGCCTAGCAGTAACAGTCTTCGACGAACTTGGTTTGAGAATTGCTGCAGAAGGTTCTGCGTCGCTATCCAATGATGACGACGGAACTCTCAACTCTCGTTGAAGGGTCTTCTTCATATCCGATAACCGTTGCTGCAAGACTTTGATTGTCTAAAAATACACCCAAATATTAGTATCGTGTacaataatttcgttaatatttatttttcttaaatttaccTTGGTCTTTTCGTTCAATTGTTCTTCTAGATCCAGCAAACTACTTTTAAGAAGTTTCTCGCTCCTTTCCATTTTCTCATTGTTTCGTTCCGTTTCTTCCAATTCTGACAAcctttgtttcgtttcttctaGCGTTGTCATTGCTTGTTCTATTTCcttaattttactttgtaaaTTGTGCTCGAGACCTTCTACCCTACTTTGCAATTccccattttcaatttcatgcTGTCGATTCTCTTGTTTTACGATTTCAATATCCTGAGAGACTTGAGCATTTCTTAGCAGTGCGGAGTCTTTTTcgcctctttctttttctaggCATACTCTTAGCGTTGCCGATGCTGTTCGTTCAGATTCTAGATCTTCTCTCAAACGCGCTAATTCTAAGTGCAAAGAGGAATTATTCGTTCGTTCTCCTTCCAAAGAAAGACGAAGATGCGCTACTTCTGAGGTGGCAGCTGAAAGTTTCGTTGTTGTTTCTTCTAAGTCGTGTTTCATTTGGATGATCTCCTTCGAAGAAGATTCCTGGTAAGAgaacaaagaacaaaataacgTTAGTGTTACCCAATGTCAAAAGCATCAAGCacagaaattgtaattttgcaTTGGTAGAATTTGCTGAAAtgatttgtaatatatatctTTGGAATTCATGGTACAATCGAAGCTTATCACCGCAAAATTTGaaagtataacaaaatatatgatGAAAGCATGAGTAAAATTAACATGGAGCAATaactataaattttcaaaaaaaaaaaaaaaagtattttatataaatactttacGATACTTTGTGGTCGAGTTGGCATCAGAACTTGTACCTAATCTAAGTATAGAAGTTGTCCTTGTCTTCtgttacttattattatattgttaattaGATTTTCAAGTTAccgattattaataataaatattggtaaGGTAGTTCGTTTACATGTATTATCTAGTTTGAATTCGACGAgttgaataaatgtttgtttaacaaagaaatatttttcaagttcGAAGTAGAATGattgattgtttatttattttgtaacagtTGTCGCTTGTGCCATTAATTCCAAAGCCCGAACCAAAAGTTTACTGTTGGTTCGAACATACTCGGTCGACGtgaaaaactttaacaatGACGTTTGGTTTTTCAATGAAGCTTTCAAATTCTTCTATTTAACCATTCTATCCTctattctatataatatacgATACGTTTTCCTTGAATCGTTTCCATCTGGACACGCATTCCTAATATTTACAGCAACGTAAACGTAATCGGACTGTGTTGTTGGTGtagcaaaatataatatagtttGTTACCCTGTAAGAAAACAATCGTGTACACATTCGTGTGTATGATATATAAAAAGCCGCTTGATAGGGGGATATAAAAATGGGTTAAAAACAAGCACAAAACGAATACgatatctatttaatttatttgtttgttttctttattccacaaataaaatatacagaaatgCGTTcgtacataaaaatgttattatgttgatactatttaattttcatgtacAAAGGCAATGCGAGCGAAATATAGGATTTGAAAAAGTTGACCAAAATGACCTTGGTCGAGTTTGTCAACAAATAATGCCGAGTTtgataaaagtataatatacgtaataaattttctgcATGCTCataacgataaattaaaaaattacgaacaAAAGAATGTGCTAGTAAATACGcatgaaataaatgttctgTGCGTCAAGCACAAGCATCTCAGAAAAAACATGCAAGTAAATAGGCGACATGTAGTTTCCAATTACGAGTTAACATACGATGCCTCCTACGCGTTTCAGTACTGTTATAGTTATCGCGTGATAGCGAACTCGTCAAATAGTTCGCGAAACCGTCAAAAAAAGTGATCAATTGTCACGATTAACAACTAGGAAAAACTCTGATTTCTAAAAACAAACATCTAATCACACACAACTGCGAAACATTCAAATATGAAATGGTCACTTTCTTAAATACTAACTTTCCTTCTTTCGATATATCGATATGAAAAGCAAAGTCGAtcgaaatacaaacaaaaactgCTGCAATCTTATTTAAACTCGGAACTTTGTTATTACATACAAGCGATTGTATACTATAATATGCCTCgcataataaaaaagaaagattccATAAAGAAGAATAACACAAAAACTTCGAAGACTACTACTCATCCCTGTAATCGTTCGAGAAATCTGCCATTTGATATACaggaaatattcatttctttgcaTCTCAAGATCTAATGGAACATCTTCTTCAAAACAATCTAGTCCATGCATGACTACATATCGCGGTAACTCACAATTTGTCGCTTAAACTCTTCCACCTCATCATCGACGCTGGCCCGGAGCTCTTTCAGTTCCGTGGCCATCTCGTCGATGTCTTCAGCCATGCGCAAAAGCTTGGCGTCTTTCGTAGCCATGACAACATTGTTCACCTCTATTTCAGCTTCTAGGTGTTTGATCCTTTGTCTCAGTTTTTCGCTTTCCTCTTCGACTCGTCTCCTTTCCAGACCTTCCTCGCCAGCCTGTCTGCTAAGTCTTCCAACTTGCGTTTCCAAGCTAGATATCTTTCCCGACCAACTAGTTTTTATATCGGACAAATGAAGATGTGCCTCTTCTAATTTCCTTTCTAACAGTGCTCTTTCTCTCATAAGATCAGCTATTCTCTCGTCAACCGTTACTTGATCGTTAGTTCCTAAAGCAACTCTTTGTTCTAACACAAAAACTTTATCCTTTAGGTGGCGTACTTCTTCCTCAGTCAGTGCCAGTTGAGAGGAAAGTTGAGTTTTCTCGCGCTGAGTAGAATGACGCAGTGTCTCCATTTCATCCTGGAAATGGCGACGTTGTTATCAAAGATGTATGTTACTCCTATTGTTATTACAATTTGCTCTGCGAAGCTTTGTCGCGAACCTTACCAAAGCATTGCCAGCACATAAATATGAGTTATAGTATCGGAAATAATTCAAACCTTATGAACCCAAGATTAAGCAAATGATGATGAATTCAATGAATGACAATAATATTGATAGTGAACAAAATGATGAAAGAAAGTAATGAAGCAGAAATAAAGCCTGagttaaatcaatttcttgttgaaaaaaattgataaagacTTTGTCGTTTACtataaatgaatacaatagcaattgaatttgataaaaaaaatgtataaaattatccaCTCATTatctggaattaattattccacgcTGTTACGAGAGTAACAACATTGGAGTGTGAGTACTGCAGTAGAAAgaatttagatattttaaatgaaattttattataatatgagAATATTTGTATCTATTAGACCACTTCCATTAGttcagcgtttctcaaactaggATTCACaggttttcagaaaaaaaaaaatagatatattgtattgatgaataagaaaaatgtttcttgtaatatttttttattactaaaagCATTTTCAAACTTAGTGAATCATTGGTGATAGCTTTTTCAAGTTTATAATcttcttattttgtttctaaGAAAAGTAATAGAAGATACTTttagcaaaaaataaaaattagataaagtaaatttgtttgtttagaaataataatttaattctattctgGGGAGTTTGGataagtttgagaaacactgcacTAGTTACATGCATTTCTCCTAAGTTATAAAATTTTGCACCAGGGAGAAAATTACATAAACAGCAACACTGATGTAAGTATAATTTATAGAAGTTATTTATGTTGCAGAATAGCAGCAAAGCTTTAAAGACGTACCTCTAGCATCAGCAGTAGCAGCAGCGAATTAGCGGAAATTACCGCCTACTCTGATCTCCAATGCTCTCGTATATCAAAGTTTTCCAATCTTCATGCGTTTGTTGTTTTCACAAAACTTTTCAATATCACTTAGGTTTTGCTCATGTTCCATAAccaattaaaagaattttgttctttcaTAACTTGTTTGTACTCGAAAGATGTCTACCTTctctgaatgaaattttatcaaaatgaaatcaagaactcttctaataaaatatttgaaaaaacattttaagaGTACAAGTAAGAGTTA
Encoded here:
- the LOC128877535 gene encoding golgin subfamily A member 1-like — protein: MFATLKNKIREETGSDVSTVVRNAGNVRGINSKHMSQAGSMNSITGSQISLDGSREENTTSPSPPISLKRDSSTFDLKLSDGMQLSAKDIKRFENREEEWRKRLAKKEAELMKRMEKKEEEWKVRLYEREKEWKKVVEKQEKEKNKLEEELQNTERTKRSVELALKDAEEYKKKLYSFQEDAEQLEDLQIQEMAKVKHLLLVKEQEVDEKTQHLKATTAEIESLRSEVSRLRRYEDELNNVQDEMETLRHSTQREKTQLSSQLALTEEEVRHLKDKVFVLEQRVALGTNDQVTVDERIADLMRERALLERKLEEAHLHLSDIKTSWSGKISSLETQVGRLSRQAGEEGLERRRVEEESEKLRQRIKHLEAEIEVNNVVMATKDAKLLRMAEDIDEMATELKELRASVDDEVEEFKRQIESSSKEIIQMKHDLEETTTKLSAATSEVAHLRLSLEGERTNNSSLHLELARLREDLESERTASATLRVCLEKERGEKDSALLRNAQVSQDIEIVKQENRQHEIENGELQSRVEGLEHNLQSKIKEIEQAMTTLEETKQRLSELEETERNNEKMERSEKLLKSSLLDLEEQLNEKTKTIKVLQQRLSDMKKTLQRELRVPSSSLDSDAEPSAAILKPSSSKTVTARHNNTRDDDVNFKYLKHVLIKFLTSREYEALHLTRAVATLLHFSPEEERLLQETLEWKMSWFGTRPNLGFGQTAKAIPPS